The proteins below are encoded in one region of Nocardioides marmorisolisilvae:
- a CDS encoding metallopeptidase TldD-related protein: MAQTTPQDLAEQALAVPTSEQCIVIVHDTHAANLRWANNTLTTNGVMHGMQVSVIALDGPRSASVSGSAWNPDQVADLVGAADAAVRDASPAEDVAPLVEGAAAEDWTDAPGETGIAVFERFATELGQAFESAEAQRRILYGFVSHDVTTTYLASSTGLRLRHEQPTGHYGCTGKPADLSASAWVGGATRDFGDVSALDMFDRLTTRLGWAGRSVDLPAGRYDTVLPPTAVADLMIDAYWGAGARVAHEGQSVYSRPGGGTRIGELMVDEHVRLYSDPSYAGLQAAPFVVDATSSNTSSVYDNGLPLSKTDWIADGRLAALLQTRHTAAMTGQPITPAIDNLVLEIAGATDDESELVAGVDDGLLLTCLWYIREVDPQTMLLTGLTRDGVYRVEGGEVTGVVNNFRFNESPVDLLRRFTAASTTVPSFSREWGDDYFSRTATPALRVPDFNMSSVSQAL; encoded by the coding sequence ATGGCACAGACGACGCCCCAGGACCTGGCCGAGCAGGCGCTCGCCGTCCCCACCTCCGAGCAGTGCATCGTGATCGTGCACGACACCCACGCTGCCAACCTGCGCTGGGCCAACAACACGCTCACCACCAACGGCGTGATGCACGGCATGCAGGTCTCGGTCATCGCGTTGGACGGGCCACGCAGCGCCTCCGTCAGCGGCAGTGCATGGAATCCGGACCAGGTCGCGGACCTGGTGGGTGCAGCCGATGCCGCCGTACGGGACGCGAGCCCGGCCGAGGACGTCGCTCCCCTGGTCGAAGGGGCCGCCGCGGAGGACTGGACCGATGCACCGGGTGAGACCGGCATCGCCGTCTTCGAGAGGTTCGCCACCGAGCTCGGTCAGGCATTCGAGTCCGCCGAGGCCCAGCGCCGGATCCTCTATGGATTCGTCAGCCACGACGTCACCACGACCTACCTCGCCTCGTCCACGGGTCTCCGGTTGCGCCACGAGCAGCCGACGGGCCACTACGGCTGCACCGGCAAGCCAGCGGATCTCAGCGCCAGCGCCTGGGTCGGCGGCGCGACCCGCGACTTCGGCGACGTCTCTGCGCTCGACATGTTCGACCGGCTCACTACCCGCCTCGGCTGGGCGGGTCGCTCGGTCGACCTGCCGGCAGGTCGCTATGACACAGTGCTGCCGCCGACCGCGGTGGCCGACCTGATGATCGACGCCTACTGGGGTGCCGGAGCTCGGGTGGCTCACGAGGGGCAGTCGGTCTACTCCCGGCCAGGCGGGGGCACCCGGATCGGTGAGCTGATGGTCGACGAGCACGTCCGGCTCTACTCCGACCCGTCGTACGCCGGGCTGCAGGCTGCCCCGTTTGTCGTGGACGCAACCTCCTCGAACACCAGCAGTGTCTACGACAACGGCCTGCCACTCTCCAAGACCGACTGGATCGCGGACGGGCGGCTGGCTGCACTGCTGCAAACTCGGCATACCGCGGCGATGACCGGCCAGCCGATCACTCCGGCGATCGACAACCTGGTACTCGAGATCGCCGGCGCGACCGATGACGAGTCCGAGTTGGTCGCAGGCGTCGACGACGGCCTGCTGCTGACCTGCCTGTGGTACATCCGCGAGGTCGACCCGCAGACGATGCTGCTGACCGGGCTGACCCGCGACGGGGTCTACCGTGTCGAGGGTGGCGAGGTCACCGGGGTGGTCAACAACTTCCGCTTCAACGAGAGCCCCGTCGACCTGCTGCGTCGCTTCACCGCCGCATCGACCACCGTGCCCAGCTTCTCCCGCGAGTGGGGCGACGACTACTTCTCCCGGACCGCCACCCCCGCGCTGCGCGTCCCCGACTTCAACATGAGCTCGGTCTCCCAGGCCCTCTGA